The following are encoded in a window of Rhizobium sp. WYJ-E13 genomic DNA:
- a CDS encoding antibiotic biosynthesis monooxygenase, translating into MSTTQPSPFATTPEPPYYVVTFSSVRTEGDNGYGAMADRMTELALQQPGCLGAESARDTDGFGITNSYWADEESLKAWKQVVSHLVAERLGRERWYKQYKVRIARVERAYEFTAAEGASLGE; encoded by the coding sequence ATGTCGACCACCCAACCCTCGCCCTTTGCCACCACACCCGAACCGCCCTATTACGTCGTCACCTTCTCCTCCGTTCGTACCGAGGGCGACAATGGGTACGGCGCCATGGCCGACCGAATGACGGAGCTGGCGCTGCAGCAGCCGGGCTGTCTTGGGGCCGAGAGCGCGCGGGATACCGATGGCTTCGGCATCACCAATTCCTATTGGGCCGACGAGGAAAGCCTCAAGGCGTGGAAACAGGTCGTAAGCCATCTGGTCGCCGAGCGACTTGGTCGCGAGCGCTGGTACAAGCAGTATAAGGTTCGTATTGCGCGAGTAGAACGCGCCTACGAATTTACTGCAGCGGAAGGAGCCTCCCTTGGCGAATAA
- a CDS encoding VOC family protein, which translates to MFDHVSIGVKSLERSRQFYDAALAPLGYERLSNFEGTMGYGAERPAFWVSEVERPVPADRGSGLHFCFVATSEEAVNAFYAAALANGGEDNGPPGIRPDYSQFYYAAFIIDPDGYRLEAFFNKPE; encoded by the coding sequence ATGTTCGATCACGTTTCGATCGGGGTTAAAAGCCTCGAAAGGTCACGCCAGTTCTATGATGCGGCACTGGCGCCGCTCGGTTACGAGCGGCTGTCGAATTTCGAGGGAACGATGGGGTACGGCGCCGAGAGGCCTGCCTTCTGGGTGAGCGAAGTGGAGCGCCCGGTGCCGGCGGATCGCGGCTCGGGACTGCATTTCTGCTTCGTCGCGACGAGTGAGGAAGCCGTCAACGCCTTCTACGCTGCCGCATTGGCCAATGGCGGCGAGGACAACGGTCCGCCGGGCATCCGCCCCGACTACAGCCAGTTCTATTATGCGGCCTTCATCATCGATCCCGATGGTTATCGGCTCGAAGCCTTCTTCAACAAGCCCGAATAA
- the rpsI gene encoding 30S ribosomal protein S9: MADLSSLKDLGTSSEAAAAAPAHVRKVDSLGRSYATGKRKNAVARVWVKPGSGKIIVNGKEFAEYFARPVLQMILRQPIVAAARDGQFDIIATVAGGGLSGQAGAVRHGLSKALTYFEPGLRSVLKKGGFLTRDSRVVERKKYGKAKARRSFQFSKR; the protein is encoded by the coding sequence ATGGCTGACCTTTCCTCCCTGAAGGATCTCGGCACGTCGTCTGAAGCAGCAGCTGCTGCTCCGGCTCACGTCCGCAAGGTCGACTCGCTTGGCCGTTCCTACGCGACCGGCAAGCGCAAGAACGCCGTTGCCCGCGTCTGGGTCAAGCCGGGCTCCGGCAAGATCATCGTCAACGGCAAGGAATTCGCGGAATATTTCGCACGTCCGGTTCTGCAGATGATCCTGCGCCAGCCGATCGTTGCTGCTGCCCGTGACGGCCAGTTCGACATCATCGCCACCGTTGCTGGCGGCGGCCTTTCCGGCCAGGCCGGTGCCGTTCGCCACGGTCTGTCCAAGGCCCTCACCTACTTCGAACCGGGCCTGCGCTCGGTCCTGAAGAAGGGCGGCTTCCTGACCCGCGACAGCCGCGTCGTCGAGCGTAAGAAGTACGGCAAGGCCAAGGCCCGCCGTTCGTTCCAGTTCTCGAAGCGCTAA
- the rplM gene encoding 50S ribosomal protein L13: MATFSQKPAEVEKKWVVIDAEGLVVGRLASVIAMRLRGKHKATFTPHVDDGDNVIVINADKVVFTGKKYSDKVYYWHTGYAGGIKERTARQIIEGRFPERVLEKAVERMVPRGPLGRRQMKNLRVYAGPNHPHEAQQPSVLDVASLNKKNVRSA, from the coding sequence ATGGCAACCTTCTCCCAGAAGCCTGCAGAGGTGGAGAAGAAGTGGGTCGTCATCGACGCCGAAGGGCTCGTCGTTGGCCGTCTCGCTTCCGTTATCGCTATGCGTCTGCGTGGCAAGCACAAGGCAACTTTCACGCCTCACGTTGACGACGGCGACAATGTTATCGTCATCAACGCTGACAAGGTCGTTTTCACCGGCAAGAAGTATTCCGACAAGGTTTACTACTGGCACACCGGTTATGCCGGTGGCATCAAGGAGCGTACGGCTCGCCAGATCATCGAAGGCCGCTTTCCGGAGCGCGTCCTCGAGAAGGCTGTTGAGCGCATGGTTCCCCGCGGCCCGCTCGGCCGTCGCCAGATGAAGAACCTGCGTGTTTACGCCGGCCCGAACCATCCCCACGAAGCCCAGCAGCCGTCCGTCCTCGACGTCGCCTCGCTGAACAAGAAGAACGTAAGGAGCGCCTGA
- a CDS encoding enoyl-CoA hydratase — protein MAEIVSFRRDNNNSGEGALVLRQLSDGILRLTLNNPPANALSISTMETLMGELQGAADDEDVRIVVIASTGNIFSAGHDLKELTAHRADEDDGVAFFEETFALAADLMLEIGRLPKPVIAEIDGLATAAGCQLVASCDLAICTDTSTFCTPGVNIGLFCATPAVAVSRAAHRKQAMEMLLTGETIDASTAKDFGLVNRIVPKQYLTQVVSKYASVIASKSPQALRIGKEAFYRQLEMPIQEAYDYAASVMVDSMLTGDAQEGIGAFLGKRTPEWKDD, from the coding sequence ATGGCCGAGATCGTATCCTTCCGCAGGGACAACAACAATTCGGGCGAGGGCGCCCTTGTGCTCCGTCAGCTTTCCGACGGCATATTGCGCCTGACGCTCAACAATCCGCCGGCCAATGCCCTGTCGATATCGACAATGGAAACGCTGATGGGCGAGTTGCAGGGCGCGGCCGACGACGAGGACGTGCGCATCGTCGTCATCGCATCGACCGGCAATATCTTTTCCGCCGGCCACGACCTCAAGGAACTGACGGCCCACCGCGCCGACGAGGATGATGGCGTCGCCTTCTTCGAGGAGACCTTCGCGCTGGCCGCCGACCTGATGCTGGAGATCGGCCGCCTTCCGAAGCCCGTCATTGCCGAGATCGACGGGTTGGCGACGGCAGCGGGCTGCCAGCTCGTCGCAAGCTGCGATCTCGCGATCTGCACGGATACGTCCACCTTCTGCACGCCGGGCGTCAATATCGGCCTTTTCTGCGCGACGCCGGCTGTCGCCGTCTCCCGCGCCGCCCACCGCAAGCAGGCGATGGAAATGCTTCTGACGGGCGAGACGATCGATGCCTCGACTGCCAAGGATTTCGGTCTGGTCAACCGCATCGTGCCGAAGCAATATCTCACGCAGGTCGTCAGCAAATATGCTTCCGTCATCGCCTCGAAGTCGCCGCAGGCGCTGAGGATCGGCAAGGAGGCCTTCTACCGGCAATTGGAGATGCCCATTCAGGAGGCCTATGATTATGCCGCCAGCGTCATGGTCGACAGCATGCTGACCGGCGATGCGCAAGAAGGCATCGGGGCCTTCCTCGGCAAGCGTACACCCGAGTGGAAGGACGATTGA
- a CDS encoding EamA family transporter: MPLDVVLLVLFGALLHATWNAIIKAGNDKSLDAALISAGGAVASLPFLPLLPLPQPQAWPFIGVSAILQFAYFQLVAAAYRAGDIGLVYPLMRGAAPLLIVATSGFILGENLTGGALAGTMTICAGILTLAFEARQGSRHAIMLALVNACVIATYTYVDGIGARLSGNAVSYTLWMSLLPPVLLLTWAVSQRGLATVGKHVRRNWWRGLIGGAGSIASYGLALWAMTKAPVATVAALRETAILFALAISVLVLKEKASVWRYLAGIIIALGGLVLKLA, translated from the coding sequence TTGCCCCTCGACGTCGTTCTTCTCGTCCTTTTCGGTGCTCTTCTGCATGCGACTTGGAATGCCATCATCAAAGCGGGCAATGACAAGTCGCTCGATGCGGCGCTGATCTCTGCAGGCGGCGCGGTCGCCTCGCTGCCTTTCCTGCCGCTGCTTCCCCTGCCGCAGCCGCAGGCCTGGCCTTTCATCGGCGTCTCCGCCATCCTGCAATTTGCCTATTTCCAGCTGGTCGCCGCCGCCTACAGGGCGGGCGATATCGGCCTCGTCTATCCGCTGATGCGCGGGGCAGCGCCGCTGCTCATCGTCGCTACCAGCGGCTTCATCCTAGGAGAGAACCTGACGGGTGGAGCGCTTGCCGGCACCATGACGATCTGCGCCGGGATCCTCACACTCGCCTTCGAAGCGCGCCAAGGCAGCCGCCATGCGATCATGCTGGCCCTCGTCAACGCCTGCGTCATCGCAACCTATACCTATGTGGACGGTATCGGCGCCCGGCTTTCCGGCAATGCGGTTTCCTACACGCTGTGGATGTCGCTCCTGCCGCCGGTTCTGCTCCTTACCTGGGCGGTCTCCCAGCGTGGTCTGGCGACTGTCGGCAAGCACGTCAGGCGCAACTGGTGGCGTGGGCTGATCGGCGGGGCGGGCTCGATCGCGTCCTACGGGCTGGCACTCTGGGCGATGACGAAGGCGCCGGTTGCGACCGTGGCGGCGCTACGCGAAACCGCCATCCTGTTTGCGCTTGCCATCTCGGTTCTGGTGCTGAAGGAAAAGGCGAGCGTCTGGCGCTATCTTGCCGGCATCATCATCGCGCTCGGCGGGCTGGTCCTGAAGCTTGCCTGA
- a CDS encoding CoA-binding protein yields the protein MNHDDYADDYLSGILKSVKTIALTGASPNPARPSNGVMGYLLSRGYRVIPVNPGQAGKEIHGQTVYARLGDIPEPVDMVDVFRASEYLDGVVDEALALEPRPQVVWAQLGVRDDRAAAKAEAGGIKVVMNRCPAIEYPRLFG from the coding sequence ATGAACCATGATGACTATGCCGACGACTATCTCTCCGGCATTCTGAAATCCGTGAAAACCATCGCGCTGACGGGGGCTTCGCCCAATCCGGCCCGGCCTAGCAATGGTGTCATGGGCTATCTCCTGTCGCGCGGCTACAGGGTCATTCCCGTCAATCCAGGGCAGGCGGGCAAGGAGATCCACGGCCAGACCGTCTATGCCCGCCTTGGCGACATTCCCGAGCCGGTCGACATGGTCGATGTCTTCCGCGCATCCGAATATCTCGACGGGGTAGTGGATGAGGCGCTGGCACTCGAGCCCCGCCCGCAGGTCGTATGGGCGCAGCTCGGCGTGCGCGACGATAGAGCCGCCGCCAAGGCGGAAGCCGGTGGCATTAAAGTCGTGATGAACCGCTGCCCGGCGATCGAATATCCGCGTCTTTTCGGCTGA
- a CDS encoding O-acetylhomoserine aminocarboxypropyltransferase — MAKNDPGFNTLAIHAGAQPDPATGARITPIYQTTAFVFNDSDHAAALFGLQQFGNIYTRIMNPTQAVLEERVAALEGGTAALAVASGHAAQMIVFHTLMRPGENFVAARRLYGGSINQFGHAFENFGWQVRWADPDNPEDFESKIDDKTRAVFIESLANPGGTFVDIAAIAEIAHRHDLPLIVDNTMATPYLIRPIEHGADIVVHSLTKFLGGHGNSMGGIIVDGGTFDWSKTGNYPMLSSPRPEYNGVVLHQTFGNFAFAIACRVLGLRDLGPAISPFNAFLILTGIETLPLRMQRHCDNALHVAKWLKAHSKIAWVNYAGLEDDPNHALQQRYSPKGPGSVFTFGVKGGYEAGKTLVEGLELFSHLANIGDTRSLVIHPASTTHRQLTDEQKIAAGAGPDVVRLSVGIEDVKDIIADLEQSLSKI; from the coding sequence ATGGCCAAAAACGATCCGGGATTCAACACGCTGGCAATCCATGCGGGTGCACAGCCCGATCCGGCGACCGGCGCGCGGATAACACCTATTTACCAGACGACAGCCTTCGTCTTCAACGATTCCGACCATGCCGCGGCACTGTTCGGCCTGCAGCAGTTTGGCAATATCTATACCCGCATCATGAACCCCACGCAGGCGGTTCTGGAGGAACGTGTCGCAGCCCTTGAAGGCGGTACGGCGGCTCTTGCCGTTGCCTCCGGCCATGCGGCGCAGATGATCGTCTTCCATACGCTGATGCGCCCCGGCGAGAATTTCGTCGCCGCCCGCCGTCTCTATGGCGGTTCGATCAACCAGTTCGGCCATGCCTTCGAGAATTTCGGCTGGCAGGTGCGCTGGGCCGATCCCGACAATCCCGAGGATTTCGAGAGCAAGATCGATGACAAGACGCGGGCGGTCTTCATCGAAAGTCTCGCCAATCCCGGCGGGACCTTCGTCGATATTGCGGCTATCGCCGAAATCGCCCATCGTCACGATCTGCCGCTGATCGTCGACAACACAATGGCCACGCCCTATCTCATTCGGCCGATCGAGCATGGCGCCGATATCGTCGTGCATTCGCTGACCAAATTCCTCGGCGGCCATGGCAACTCCATGGGCGGCATCATCGTCGATGGCGGCACTTTCGACTGGTCGAAGACCGGCAACTACCCGATGCTGTCCAGCCCGCGGCCGGAATATAACGGCGTCGTGCTGCATCAGACTTTCGGCAATTTCGCCTTCGCGATCGCCTGCCGCGTGCTCGGCCTGCGCGACCTTGGCCCTGCGATCTCGCCTTTCAACGCTTTCCTGATCCTGACCGGCATCGAGACGCTGCCGCTGCGCATGCAACGCCATTGCGACAACGCGCTTCATGTCGCCAAATGGCTGAAGGCTCATTCGAAGATCGCCTGGGTAAACTATGCCGGTCTGGAGGACGACCCGAATCACGCTCTTCAGCAGCGCTACTCGCCGAAAGGCCCAGGTTCCGTCTTCACCTTCGGCGTCAAGGGCGGTTACGAGGCAGGCAAGACGCTGGTCGAGGGTTTGGAACTCTTCTCGCATCTCGCCAATATCGGCGATACGCGCTCCCTCGTGATCCATCCGGCCTCCACCACGCACCGGCAACTGACCGACGAGCAGAAGATCGCCGCCGGCGCCGGGCCGGACGTGGTGCGCCTCTCCGTCGGCATCGAGGATGTGAAGGACATCATCGCCGATCTCGAACAGTCGCTGTCGAAGATCTGA
- a CDS encoding LysE family transporter has translation MFLLSVAAIWAVAAITPGPNFFIVVRTALEGSRSAAVAVIAGVILGTFCWGLAGWLGISALFAAAPFAHLFLKVAGGLYLCFLGAKLVWHTWRKAGRGEPQAARAGIGPKQAFYSGLATNLANPKSAFFVASLFAATLPAEHSWMQGVAAVATMVLVSSLWYSFVLTVLRNPALADAYTRGRKTLDAAAGVIFMGFGLKLLTSVR, from the coding sequence ATGTTCCTGCTCTCCGTTGCAGCCATCTGGGCGGTGGCCGCCATCACGCCGGGGCCGAACTTCTTCATCGTCGTCAGAACGGCGCTGGAGGGGTCGCGAAGTGCCGCGGTGGCCGTCATCGCCGGCGTCATCCTCGGCACCTTCTGCTGGGGGCTTGCCGGCTGGCTGGGGATCAGTGCGCTTTTTGCGGCGGCGCCCTTCGCCCATCTGTTCCTGAAGGTCGCGGGCGGGCTTTATCTCTGTTTCCTCGGTGCAAAGCTCGTCTGGCACACCTGGCGGAAGGCTGGCCGAGGAGAGCCGCAGGCCGCGCGGGCGGGGATCGGCCCCAAGCAGGCTTTTTATTCAGGGCTTGCGACCAACCTCGCCAATCCGAAATCGGCTTTCTTCGTCGCCTCGCTCTTTGCGGCAACGCTGCCGGCCGAGCATAGCTGGATGCAGGGTGTTGCTGCCGTCGCCACCATGGTTCTGGTCTCCTCGCTCTGGTACTCCTTCGTGCTGACGGTGCTGCGCAACCCTGCCCTTGCTGACGCCTATACGCGCGGCCGCAAGACACTCGATGCTGCGGCCGGCGTCATCTTCATGGGCTTCGGCCTGAAACTTCTGACCTCGGTGCGATAA
- a CDS encoding cupin domain-containing protein — protein MANMISFDIDGVEPEVGAPAAERIVSGNPQFRTWNLEEADGGLYAGIWEAAPGKWRIVYEEWEYFSILSGHSIVTEDGGEPIHLKAGDRMILRPGFEGTWEVVETTRKDYVIKV, from the coding sequence ATGGCAAACATGATCTCCTTCGATATCGACGGCGTCGAACCGGAAGTCGGCGCTCCCGCCGCCGAGCGCATCGTTTCCGGCAATCCGCAATTTCGAACCTGGAATCTCGAGGAGGCCGACGGCGGCCTCTATGCCGGCATCTGGGAGGCGGCACCGGGCAAGTGGCGGATCGTCTATGAGGAATGGGAATATTTCAGCATCCTCTCCGGCCATTCCATCGTGACCGAAGACGGCGGCGAGCCGATTCATCTGAAGGCGGGCGACCGGATGATCCTCAGGCCCGGCTTCGAGGGGACCTGGGAAGTCGTCGAAACGACTCGCAAGGATTATGTGATCAAGGTTTGA